One window of Nostoc sp. C052 genomic DNA carries:
- a CDS encoding nuclear transport factor 2 family protein produces the protein MSDQPAPEIELLRAAYAAFNERDIDAALALMAADVAWPKAFKGGFVRGSEEVRAYWTEQWSEINPHVEPVSFYSEESGRILVDVHQVVRDLAGAVLADEHVGHRFTLEHGLIQAMEVCPLPSSTPKT, from the coding sequence ATGTCAGATCAACCTGCACCAGAAATCGAACTGCTCCGTGCGGCTTACGCAGCCTTCAACGAGCGAGACATTGATGCTGCCCTTGCCCTCATGGCTGCGGACGTGGCTTGGCCGAAAGCGTTCAAAGGCGGTTTTGTCCGTGGGTCTGAAGAAGTTCGCGCTTACTGGACGGAGCAATGGAGCGAGATCAATCCGCACGTCGAGCCGGTTTCCTTTTACTCGGAGGAGTCGGGGCGCATTTTGGTCGATGTGCATCAGGTCGTGCGTGACTTGGCCGGAGCAGTTCTTGCCGATGAGCATGTGGGTCATCGATTCACCCTTGAACACGGCTTGATTCAAGCTATGGAAGTCTGTCCACTTCCATCGTCCACCCCAAAGACCTAA